In the genome of Bradyrhizobium sp. CIAT3101, one region contains:
- a CDS encoding MAE_28990/MAE_18760 family HEPN-like nuclease gives MTTLLEAFDERKRQARHYLSVVITAERMSSLSAASRSQTRRLLTLRAGTFLLLYNIVEASTRSAIEAIHDKITIEQIPFDKLSLVLRQETIRRYKRNANDSTDHDWQDFPASFVAIALNEEVKLSGNVDARLIRSLGNAYGFDCYTDKGRTWNGSDLVTIKECRNDLAHGLKTYEDVGMQYPAKELLAITRRSLAFVRGITANIDSFLGEQRYLR, from the coding sequence ATGACGACGCTGCTTGAAGCATTCGACGAACGAAAAAGGCAGGCCCGCCACTATCTTTCAGTTGTTATCACAGCGGAAAGAATGTCCAGCCTGTCGGCAGCGTCACGATCTCAAACAAGGAGGCTGCTCACTCTGCGCGCGGGCACATTTCTGCTGCTCTACAACATCGTAGAGGCGTCAACGCGTAGCGCGATCGAAGCAATCCACGATAAAATCACGATCGAGCAAATTCCCTTCGACAAGCTTTCCCTTGTTCTTCGACAGGAAACGATAAGGCGATACAAGAGAAACGCTAATGACAGCACCGACCATGATTGGCAGGACTTTCCAGCGTCTTTTGTTGCGATCGCGCTGAACGAGGAAGTGAAGCTTTCGGGTAACGTCGATGCTAGGCTTATTCGATCGCTAGGCAACGCGTACGGTTTCGATTGCTACACCGACAAAGGTCGGACCTGGAATGGGAGCGATCTCGTTACAATCAAAGAATGCCGAAATGATCTCGCCCACGGGCTCAAAACCTACGAAGATGTGGGCATGCAATATCCGGCGAAGGAACTTTTGGCGATCACGCGACGATCTCTCGCGTTCGTCAGAGGGATCACGGCCAACATCGATTCATTTTTGGGCGAGCAGCGCTATCTGCGCTGA
- a CDS encoding recombinase family protein: MTVLGYARVSTSGQELDIQIVQLKAAGCETILCEKESGTKVNRRELSRLLRRLRKGDVVIIPALDRLTRGGPFRMLSVLSEITSRGASYRSLAEPWADTTHELGEVLAALVGYIARKTREDIIRRTTAGRERARLNGVQFGRKPKLTPEQRERALARRLAGEPQKRIASDYDVSCSTISRLKA, translated from the coding sequence ATGACAGTCCTTGGCTATGCAAGGGTGAGCACTTCCGGACAAGAGTTGGACATCCAGATCGTCCAGCTCAAGGCAGCCGGATGCGAGACCATTCTCTGCGAGAAGGAGAGCGGCACGAAGGTGAACCGGCGTGAGCTGTCGCGATTGCTCCGCCGCCTTCGCAAAGGAGACGTGGTCATTATTCCCGCACTGGACCGGCTAACGCGTGGTGGACCTTTCCGGATGCTGAGCGTTCTCTCGGAAATTACGTCGCGAGGTGCCAGCTATAGGTCGCTCGCCGAACCCTGGGCCGATACCACCCATGAACTCGGCGAAGTGCTTGCTGCGCTTGTCGGCTATATCGCTCGAAAAACGCGCGAAGACATCATTCGGAGGACCACTGCCGGACGTGAGCGCGCCCGGCTCAATGGCGTACAATTCGGCCGCAAGCCGAAGCTAACGCCAGAGCAGAGAGAGCGTGCGCTTGCACGACGGCTTGCCGGTGAACCGCAGAAACGAATCGCGAGCGACTACGACGTGAGCTGCTCCACGATCTCTCGGTTGAAGGCGTGA
- a CDS encoding type IV secretory system conjugative DNA transfer family protein, producing MILRFAVRLCLRLAWLALILARTILAACVRLLELTLATVLGDRSVTYGSSRWSSYWEILRSGALGRCGLIIGKIGGRFIRYKAEGFVLLFAPTRTGKGYSVVIPNLLEYPGSIIVIDIKGENHAITSRARALRGPVWTLNVMDPAKSHGFNPLDMIQVGTWHEADDAKQLADLLIIPTSDGEHWDEKARALLGTILLYVCHKYADQPELRTLAHVRALAAQDWPGLEALLLDAVTLPSISLREEATSLLAMEKSDELKSIKSTVDKATGIWSIDKPAGIVSSTSDFRFEDLNRGVATVYVMVPEEKLTIYRGFLRAIIGCALTAMTRQKQQVPKKKTLLLLDEAAALGRLQPIEDGVGFLATYMRMIMVWQDLDQLQRTYSRARSIIANAGCKVAFNVSDIETARMLADSIGYTTTLSRSAGRSHSDADSRRGNTSEGVSEAARYLVDPAEIMRLADRHAIILMPRLLPYPILARKVRYWLESRWRDLWDSWRVEVPYADPLPAEVTD from the coding sequence GTGATCTTGAGGTTTGCCGTCCGGCTCTGCCTAAGGTTGGCGTGGCTCGCGTTAATCCTGGCCAGAACCATCCTCGCCGCCTGTGTGCGGCTGCTTGAACTCACCTTGGCGACCGTCCTTGGCGACCGCTCTGTCACCTACGGCTCGTCCCGGTGGTCAAGCTACTGGGAGATCCTTCGTAGCGGTGCCCTCGGCCGTTGCGGGCTCATCATCGGCAAGATCGGCGGACGGTTCATCCGCTACAAGGCCGAAGGCTTCGTGCTGCTGTTCGCTCCGACACGTACGGGCAAAGGTTACTCGGTGGTGATCCCGAACCTGCTTGAGTATCCGGGTTCTATCATCGTCATCGATATCAAAGGCGAGAACCACGCGATCACCTCGCGGGCGCGGGCCCTTCGGGGCCCGGTCTGGACCCTCAATGTCATGGATCCGGCGAAGTCGCACGGGTTCAACCCGCTAGACATGATTCAGGTCGGTACCTGGCACGAGGCCGACGATGCCAAGCAGCTGGCCGATCTGCTGATCATCCCTACTTCCGATGGCGAGCACTGGGACGAAAAGGCCCGCGCACTGCTCGGCACCATCCTGCTGTATGTCTGCCACAAGTACGCCGACCAGCCGGAGCTGCGAACGCTGGCCCATGTCCGCGCTCTCGCTGCACAGGACTGGCCCGGTCTCGAGGCGCTGCTGCTCGACGCCGTGACGCTGCCTTCCATCAGCCTCCGCGAGGAGGCGACGAGCCTTCTCGCCATGGAGAAGAGCGACGAGCTCAAATCCATCAAGTCCACGGTCGACAAGGCGACCGGCATCTGGTCGATCGACAAGCCGGCCGGCATCGTGTCGTCCACCTCTGATTTCCGGTTTGAAGACCTCAACAGGGGCGTGGCGACGGTCTACGTCATGGTACCTGAGGAGAAGCTCACGATCTACCGCGGCTTCCTGCGCGCCATCATCGGCTGCGCACTGACTGCCATGACCAGGCAAAAGCAACAGGTCCCCAAGAAGAAGACGTTGCTGCTGCTCGATGAGGCCGCCGCCCTCGGCCGGCTGCAACCAATTGAGGATGGGGTAGGGTTCCTGGCGACCTACATGCGGATGATCATGGTGTGGCAGGACCTGGACCAGCTGCAGCGGACCTACAGCCGGGCGCGATCCATCATCGCGAACGCGGGATGCAAGGTCGCGTTCAACGTCAGCGACATCGAGACTGCGCGGATGCTGGCGGACAGCATTGGCTACACGACCACGCTCAGCCGCTCTGCCGGCAGGTCACACTCAGACGCGGACTCGCGCCGGGGCAACACGAGTGAGGGCGTGAGCGAAGCGGCGCGCTATCTCGTCGACCCCGCCGAGATCATGAGGCTTGCGGACCGCCACGCCATTATCCTTATGCCACGCCTGCTGCCTTACCCGATCCTGGCCCGCAAGGTACGGTACTGGCTTGAGAGCCGATGGCGCGACCTTTGGGACAGTTGGCGCGTCGAGGTGCCTTATGCGGACCCGCTGCCTGCCGAGGTCACGGACTAG
- a CDS encoding tyrosine-type recombinase/integrase has protein sequence MPGRKAKPPRLWFREDDQSWIILDRGRQIRTGCGRDDIDGAAKALETYIGGKHTTTIGATDPGVLAIADVLTAYENSKRPKDKSDDRAWAQHDLLLIRLLDLNNFLGDKTVSALKAQLCRDFVDWSTGTPNENNRQAGIKPRQGNVSDQTARRRLEDLRAAINAYHAEHTLSVVPKITLPPKAEGRHRWLTRNEVARLLGAAIGYIWDEAHGSWKRKHDGTLLRRERWIIRRRYPAARFCLIGIYSARREETIRRTQWVPTTTHPWMNLQAMVYQGKGALERSTKKRRPPAKIASRLRPHLVRWQRIDQVRSGELRAAGLMKDGEQIRFVVNRAHDGQPLAGKIRSAWEGILEDAGLGDDVVRHSLRHTAATWLMQAGVDMWEAAGWLGMTVEQLEANYGHHHPEFQEEAAEAFGSRRGN, from the coding sequence ATGCCGGGCCGCAAAGCCAAGCCGCCGCGACTCTGGTTTCGAGAGGACGACCAAAGCTGGATCATCCTCGACCGTGGCCGGCAAATCCGCACAGGTTGCGGCCGCGACGACATTGACGGCGCTGCGAAGGCGCTCGAAACCTACATCGGCGGAAAGCACACAACGACCATCGGCGCCACCGATCCCGGCGTCCTTGCCATCGCCGACGTGCTGACGGCCTATGAGAATTCCAAGAGACCTAAGGACAAGAGCGACGACCGCGCATGGGCGCAGCATGACCTGCTGCTGATCCGCCTGCTGGACCTCAACAATTTCCTCGGCGACAAGACCGTGAGCGCACTCAAGGCGCAACTGTGCCGTGACTTCGTCGACTGGTCGACCGGCACACCAAATGAGAACAACCGGCAGGCCGGGATCAAGCCGCGGCAGGGCAACGTGTCCGACCAGACCGCGCGGCGCCGATTGGAGGATTTGCGCGCGGCCATCAATGCGTACCACGCCGAACACACGCTGAGCGTCGTGCCGAAAATCACCCTGCCGCCGAAAGCGGAAGGCAGGCACCGCTGGCTAACGCGCAATGAAGTCGCGCGACTGCTGGGCGCCGCCATCGGCTATATTTGGGATGAAGCTCACGGATCGTGGAAGCGGAAACACGACGGTACGCTGCTGCGTCGGGAGCGCTGGATTATCCGCCGCCGTTATCCAGCAGCTCGCTTCTGCCTGATCGGCATCTACAGCGCCCGGCGCGAGGAAACGATCCGTCGCACCCAGTGGGTTCCGACTACGACGCATCCCTGGATGAACCTGCAGGCGATGGTCTACCAGGGCAAAGGCGCGCTGGAGCGCTCGACCAAGAAGCGCCGCCCGCCGGCCAAGATCGCCAGCCGCTTGCGGCCGCACCTGGTCCGCTGGCAGCGGATCGACCAGGTGCGTTCGGGCGAGCTTCGCGCGGCAGGCCTGATGAAAGACGGCGAGCAGATCAGGTTTGTGGTCAACCGCGCCCACGACGGCCAGCCGCTGGCGGGCAAGATCAGGTCAGCCTGGGAAGGCATTCTTGAGGATGCCGGCCTCGGCGACGACGTGGTTCGGCATTCCCTACGCCACACGGCAGCAACCTGGCTCATGCAGGCCGGCGTCGATATGTGGGAGGCCGCCGGTTGGTTGGGCATGACCGTGGAGCAGCTGGAGGCCAACTACGGCCACCATCATCCGGAATTTCAGGAAGAAGCCGCTGAAGCCTTTGGAAGTCGCCGCGGCAACTAG
- a CDS encoding DNA cytosine methyltransferase, producing MSDICVVDVFCGAAGLSYGLKKSGLKIAGGIDVDPACRYPFETNIGALFVEEDIRDVSAGTLERLFGDAPVKVLAGCAPCQPFSGYTTKRRNLDGRWELLLEFLRLVIEARPEIVTLENVPRLAQLPLWREFVAGLQKAGYQVSWAILDLSKFGVPQQRRRLVLLASRLGPIDLPVASEGTAASVRKAIGGLPAIEAGEKHSKDPLHATRALTPRNLARIKQSKPAGTWRQWPKRMRTACHQNERGKTYPSVYGRMSWDKPAPTITTQFYGFGNGRFGHPEQHRAISLREGAILQSFPRKFEFVPKGKKVSFKEVGRLIGNAVPPALGLRIGKAITRHVESAQIALLAQK from the coding sequence ATGTCGGATATTTGCGTAGTTGACGTATTCTGCGGCGCCGCAGGGTTATCGTATGGCCTGAAAAAAAGCGGGCTGAAAATTGCTGGCGGGATCGATGTAGACCCGGCGTGCCGGTACCCGTTTGAGACCAACATTGGCGCGCTGTTCGTCGAGGAGGACATCCGCGACGTATCTGCTGGGACCTTAGAAAGGTTATTCGGCGATGCGCCTGTGAAGGTATTGGCTGGTTGCGCGCCGTGCCAACCCTTCTCGGGATACACGACGAAACGAAGAAATCTCGATGGGCGCTGGGAATTGCTTTTGGAATTCCTGCGACTGGTCATCGAAGCCCGTCCCGAGATCGTGACATTAGAAAATGTTCCGCGCTTAGCGCAGCTTCCATTGTGGCGCGAGTTCGTCGCCGGCTTGCAGAAGGCGGGATATCAGGTCAGCTGGGCAATCCTTGATCTTTCAAAATTCGGAGTTCCGCAGCAGAGGCGGCGGCTCGTGCTACTGGCGTCCCGGCTCGGCCCCATTGATCTCCCCGTAGCGAGTGAGGGTACAGCGGCTTCCGTGCGAAAGGCTATTGGCGGCCTTCCAGCCATCGAAGCGGGTGAGAAACATTCGAAAGATCCCCTTCACGCCACCCGAGCGCTTACGCCAAGAAATTTAGCCAGGATCAAACAATCAAAGCCGGCTGGCACTTGGCGGCAATGGCCGAAGAGAATGCGGACCGCCTGCCACCAAAATGAACGAGGAAAGACTTACCCTTCGGTCTACGGAAGAATGTCGTGGGACAAGCCGGCTCCCACAATCACCACGCAATTCTATGGATTCGGTAACGGGCGTTTCGGGCATCCCGAGCAGCATCGAGCAATTTCCTTGCGAGAGGGTGCGATTTTGCAGTCATTTCCCCGCAAGTTTGAATTTGTGCCCAAAGGCAAAAAAGTTAGCTTCAAAGAGGTCGGTCGGCTTATCGGGAACGCAGTGCCACCGGCGCTCGGCCTGAGGATTGGGAAAGCAATTACTCGTCACGTCGAGTCAGCGCAGATAGCGCTGCTCGCCCAAAAATGA
- a CDS encoding DUF262 domain-containing protein has product MQEFDDGDDDLSASTETQILKLRPPQRTPTEIAAGEAQIVQNIKDVRYIVREYPAEVVVRKYLVGKDSDRNEIYVPDYQRDLIWPQKNQSRFIESMLIGIPIPFLFVADISEKEDPDSSGRLEIVDGVQRIRTLVEFMSGQLVLSDLERLKSLNGFTFFDLHPSRQRRFKRSTLRLIELTETVTEDVRRDMFDRINSGSVGLEAVEVRRGVEGGPFVELTTELAKDPLLHQLAPISDAQRKRFEYEELITRFFAFSDRYQEFGTGPEGKVVKDFLLTYVRDKNAEISKNSSVTTNMTNEWKNMLAFVAKNFPNGFIKTGRGRRVPRVRFEAISVGTNLALRDGGQIESNNIANWMESDEFKKWTTSDSSNNRTNLHGRIDFVKNMLLGNDDAA; this is encoded by the coding sequence ATGCAAGAGTTTGATGACGGCGACGACGATCTGTCGGCAAGTACCGAGACACAGATCCTGAAGCTGCGTCCTCCACAGCGCACACCTACGGAGATCGCTGCCGGCGAGGCTCAGATCGTTCAAAATATCAAAGACGTCCGCTATATCGTCCGCGAGTATCCGGCAGAGGTCGTTGTCCGGAAGTACCTGGTCGGCAAAGATTCAGATCGGAATGAAATCTACGTGCCCGATTATCAGCGGGACCTCATTTGGCCGCAAAAGAACCAGTCGAGATTCATTGAGTCCATGCTTATAGGCATACCCATTCCCTTCCTCTTTGTGGCCGACATCAGCGAGAAGGAGGACCCCGATAGCTCGGGGCGCCTCGAAATTGTCGACGGCGTGCAACGAATAAGGACACTCGTGGAATTCATGTCCGGCCAGCTCGTATTGAGCGACCTGGAGCGGCTAAAATCCCTCAATGGATTTACTTTCTTCGACCTTCATCCCTCGAGGCAACGGAGGTTCAAGCGCTCAACGCTGCGTCTGATCGAGCTGACGGAAACCGTCACCGAAGATGTGCGCCGGGATATGTTTGACCGTATCAATTCGGGCTCGGTAGGCCTTGAAGCTGTCGAAGTACGGCGAGGCGTCGAGGGGGGCCCGTTCGTTGAACTGACGACCGAGTTGGCGAAAGACCCTCTGCTGCACCAACTTGCTCCCATCTCGGACGCACAGCGCAAGCGATTCGAGTATGAAGAGCTTATTACCCGCTTCTTTGCCTTCTCTGATCGATACCAAGAATTTGGAACGGGTCCCGAAGGCAAAGTCGTGAAGGACTTCCTTCTTACCTACGTTCGCGACAAGAACGCCGAAATTTCCAAGAATAGCTCGGTAACGACCAACATGACGAATGAATGGAAGAACATGCTGGCGTTTGTGGCGAAGAACTTTCCGAATGGCTTCATCAAAACAGGTCGCGGCCGAAGGGTCCCTCGCGTGAGGTTTGAGGCGATTTCGGTCGGCACAAACCTGGCTCTCCGGGATGGAGGACAGATAGAAAGTAACAACATCGCTAATTGGATGGAGAGTGACGAGTTCAAAAAGTGGACCACGAGCGATTCGTCGAATAATCGCACTAATTTGCATGGCCGGATTGATTTCGTGAAGAACATGTTACTCGGCAATGACGACGCTGCTTGA
- a CDS encoding patatin-like phospholipase family protein: MLTADWGDAPSVSNSFGRANESALLKKWALIDRCQLIVLGGIRGCGKTRLSAMFANEISHPDDDRPAPETEGHFDYVIWRSLLNAPSLQSLVDDISHFLFSDRGPSSPNFPKPDLDAVLAGFREKRCLVILDNLESILGESKSTVAFDAKFREYEDFFQRIANTPHNSCVLVNGREIPYLLETLCGEQKPGRILRLEGLDDRASRQIIAAHGKVTGARAINRIIRFYQGHPLSLELTARFVETVYNGDAGQFLTSGSKIFRDIEEIIDWHFDRLAPAELFLIVCLALNREPIALEEIRQTVLDIDVRQQIESAIQSFQTRLPLVRSKQSLTLQPVIMEFVTQKVLSAVVREIELGEPELLDKHILLRATAKDYVRDIQKRLILDEAIRRARETSLNIADFDRKLARLLTRKRQLGLTGYTAGNVINLIGAAELPYSGRDFSNCIIRQAYLQGATMHGVDMSGSQFVDSVFTTNLGAVLCLALSPARDAVATGDMSGGVYLWRIGDGTQLRAFEGHTSWVRSIAFSPNAKTLATAGSDYTIRLWDVANGHCTRILKEHVDQIYSISFSRDGRLLASGGEDKQTIIWNPATGDIIERIAGTGGRVRAVKFSPTDDHLAIADNAITIWNYREHKLVVQFELGKPIRDLAYSNQGNVLACLRDDDGSIAIQQASNGRPITHIRDTNTRMLAIDFSHDDRMIVTTAEDGRIGLWQSRNGENTGYLSGHTASAKAIAARPIRNIVASGGDDQAVKVWDVDRRRCLATIRGYGRAVRSVAFAGTSGDLISGGEDGLVRIWSSGRRTDPSILSGHAGTIQSVSCSPDGRLIASGGNDGTVRIWDRRTEKCNLVLRDHDDWIWNVRFSPDGMLLAGAGKDNSVSVWNTSNGRQLHRLTHHVDEVHTVVFSPDGAQLFSGSDDHTIKVWSLRTGELVDELAGHTNCVRSIALSPGGALLASASDDETVRVWDLKTKQVKTLKGHAGRVRSVAFSPTDVALVSSGDDGFVYGWELESGTVKTTYRGHSDAVWSVAIGADARIATGSEDGTIRVWSRNAPSAVLQPKRPYENMNIHSVTGLTKAQSAALYRLGASNNPPAQTTTADQHRAPAFNGRALIIRGGGAKGIAYIGALLEIENRYSFDWYLGTSAGAILAVLLSAGYTAEELKDILFKTEFGEFLDAPWYKWPTNVLFHGGLHRADALIKWLDSLLAKKLNLTDAAKLADLPKRVTILASQRGKDALILDSANPKYDDMPASYAVRLSMTIPILFTPGENYGQRVLDGGLRNNFPLRHFLSEFPMGNFIGLYLGSERHDNSAKRHSLISDILSIVIDAGDVELLRKYQKNIIVIDPQPIGTLDFSLSDRQKNFLVLKGRRAAQRFLRNNSVIDPATSGALPRAE, from the coding sequence ATGCTGACAGCAGATTGGGGCGACGCTCCCAGCGTCTCAAATTCTTTTGGCAGAGCGAACGAAAGCGCACTTCTCAAGAAGTGGGCGCTAATAGATCGATGTCAACTCATCGTTCTGGGCGGAATTCGAGGGTGCGGCAAGACGCGCCTCTCGGCCATGTTTGCCAACGAGATTAGCCACCCCGATGATGACCGCCCCGCTCCCGAGACGGAAGGACACTTTGACTATGTTATTTGGCGTTCGCTGCTGAATGCACCTAGCCTTCAAAGCCTTGTGGACGACATCTCTCATTTCTTATTCAGCGACCGAGGCCCGTCTTCGCCAAATTTCCCGAAACCAGATCTCGATGCTGTTCTCGCTGGATTTCGCGAGAAACGATGCCTCGTTATCCTGGATAATCTTGAATCCATACTCGGCGAATCAAAAAGCACAGTCGCGTTTGACGCAAAATTTCGAGAGTATGAAGACTTCTTTCAACGGATTGCGAATACCCCGCACAATAGCTGCGTCCTCGTAAATGGCCGCGAAATTCCGTACCTGCTTGAGACCCTCTGTGGCGAGCAAAAGCCCGGCAGGATCCTCCGGCTTGAGGGGCTCGATGATCGTGCGAGCCGACAAATTATTGCCGCTCATGGAAAGGTGACCGGAGCGCGTGCAATCAATCGAATAATTCGCTTTTATCAGGGGCATCCGCTTTCACTTGAATTGACGGCCCGATTTGTAGAGACCGTTTACAATGGAGACGCTGGTCAGTTTTTGACCTCGGGCAGCAAAATATTCCGCGACATTGAGGAAATAATTGATTGGCATTTCGATCGTCTAGCGCCCGCTGAACTCTTTCTGATCGTATGCCTGGCACTCAACAGGGAGCCGATTGCATTAGAAGAGATCAGGCAGACCGTTCTCGACATCGACGTCAGGCAACAAATCGAAAGCGCGATCCAATCATTCCAGACAAGACTACCCCTGGTGCGATCCAAGCAAAGCCTAACTTTGCAGCCTGTGATAATGGAATTCGTAACTCAAAAGGTGCTCTCCGCTGTAGTACGTGAGATCGAACTTGGCGAGCCGGAACTACTCGACAAGCACATTTTACTTAGAGCCACTGCAAAAGACTACGTTCGCGATATCCAAAAGCGGCTAATCCTGGACGAAGCGATTAGGCGCGCCCGCGAAACCAGCTTGAACATCGCCGATTTCGATAGAAAGCTCGCTCGCCTCCTAACAAGGAAGAGGCAATTAGGTCTGACCGGCTACACAGCCGGCAATGTAATTAATCTGATAGGTGCCGCCGAGCTTCCCTACAGCGGCCGCGACTTTTCGAACTGCATCATTCGCCAGGCATATCTCCAAGGCGCAACGATGCACGGCGTCGATATGTCCGGCAGTCAGTTTGTCGATTCGGTTTTCACTACAAATCTAGGAGCGGTCCTTTGTTTGGCGTTGAGCCCTGCGCGCGATGCAGTCGCCACAGGAGACATGAGCGGTGGCGTTTACCTCTGGAGGATAGGCGACGGAACGCAGCTTCGCGCATTTGAGGGGCATACCAGTTGGGTGCGGTCGATCGCATTCTCGCCAAACGCGAAGACGCTGGCGACTGCGGGAAGCGACTACACCATCCGCTTGTGGGATGTAGCCAACGGCCACTGCACTAGAATACTAAAAGAACACGTCGATCAAATCTATTCCATATCGTTCAGCCGCGACGGACGACTGCTTGCAAGCGGCGGGGAGGATAAGCAAACAATAATCTGGAATCCTGCAACTGGCGATATCATCGAGCGCATCGCTGGTACTGGCGGACGGGTGCGAGCGGTTAAATTCAGCCCAACAGATGATCACTTGGCAATAGCTGACAACGCAATAACAATTTGGAACTACCGAGAACATAAGCTCGTAGTTCAGTTTGAACTTGGTAAGCCAATTCGCGACCTTGCTTACAGCAATCAAGGAAACGTCTTAGCGTGCCTACGGGACGACGATGGGTCCATAGCTATTCAGCAAGCGAGCAATGGACGACCGATCACACACATTCGGGACACCAACACTCGAATGCTTGCAATTGACTTCAGCCACGACGATCGAATGATCGTAACCACCGCCGAGGATGGAAGAATAGGATTGTGGCAGTCCCGAAACGGAGAAAACACAGGCTATCTATCTGGCCACACCGCGTCAGCTAAAGCAATTGCCGCTCGACCAATCAGGAACATCGTTGCAAGTGGGGGCGACGATCAGGCGGTAAAAGTATGGGACGTCGATCGTCGGAGATGTCTGGCGACAATAAGGGGATACGGACGAGCCGTTCGATCGGTCGCCTTTGCTGGAACAAGTGGCGACTTGATTAGTGGCGGCGAAGATGGACTAGTCCGAATCTGGTCTTCTGGCCGGCGAACCGATCCTTCCATCTTATCCGGTCACGCGGGCACAATTCAGAGCGTCTCCTGCAGTCCAGACGGCCGATTGATAGCGAGCGGTGGGAATGATGGCACGGTCCGAATCTGGGACAGGCGGACAGAGAAATGTAATTTGGTACTCCGCGATCATGACGACTGGATCTGGAATGTCCGATTTAGTCCTGACGGAATGCTATTAGCTGGTGCGGGTAAGGATAATTCAGTCAGCGTCTGGAATACTTCAAATGGACGCCAACTGCATCGACTGACACACCATGTCGACGAGGTCCATACTGTAGTCTTCTCGCCAGACGGCGCACAGCTCTTTTCAGGCAGCGACGATCACACCATCAAGGTTTGGAGCTTGCGTACCGGAGAGCTAGTGGATGAATTGGCAGGACACACGAATTGCGTACGCAGTATCGCGCTTTCTCCCGGAGGGGCATTGTTAGCGTCAGCGAGCGACGACGAAACCGTCAGGGTATGGGACCTAAAGACTAAGCAAGTCAAAACCCTAAAGGGCCACGCTGGTCGGGTCCGTTCCGTTGCATTCTCGCCGACCGACGTAGCTTTGGTTAGTTCGGGGGACGATGGCTTTGTTTACGGCTGGGAATTGGAATCTGGAACGGTCAAAACAACGTACCGCGGTCATTCCGATGCCGTGTGGTCCGTTGCAATAGGCGCCGACGCCCGCATCGCGACAGGCAGCGAGGACGGAACCATTCGGGTTTGGTCAAGAAACGCTCCCTCAGCCGTCCTCCAGCCCAAGCGTCCCTATGAGAACATGAACATCCACAGTGTAACGGGCCTAACGAAAGCTCAGTCCGCAGCTCTTTATCGTCTGGGCGCATCAAACAATCCTCCCGCTCAGACAACGACTGCTGATCAGCACAGGGCTCCTGCATTCAATGGAAGAGCCCTGATAATTAGAGGCGGAGGAGCGAAAGGCATTGCCTACATAGGAGCGCTCTTAGAAATAGAAAATCGGTACAGTTTCGATTGGTATCTAGGAACATCGGCGGGAGCGATCCTCGCAGTCCTGTTGAGCGCGGGCTATACGGCCGAGGAGCTGAAGGACATTTTATTCAAAACTGAGTTCGGCGAATTCCTGGATGCGCCTTGGTACAAATGGCCGACAAACGTCTTATTCCATGGTGGACTGCATCGCGCCGACGCTCTGATCAAATGGCTCGATAGTCTTCTTGCCAAGAAGCTTAACCTTACCGACGCGGCTAAACTGGCCGACTTGCCCAAGCGCGTCACGATCCTCGCGAGTCAAAGGGGTAAAGATGCACTGATACTCGACTCGGCTAATCCGAAGTATGATGACATGCCGGCTTCCTATGCCGTCCGTCTCAGCATGACGATCCCAATTCTGTTTACGCCCGGCGAGAATTATGGCCAGCGCGTGCTCGATGGAGGACTGCGGAACAATTTCCCGTTGCGGCATTTTTTGTCGGAATTCCCGATGGGAAACTTTATTGGACTATATCTCGGGTCAGAGCGTCATGACAACTCAGCCAAACGCCACAGCTTGATTAGCGATATCCTTTCGATTGTGATCGACGCAGGTGACGTCGAACTCCTGAGAAAGTATCAGAAAAATATCATCGTGATTGATCCCCAACCAATTGGCACCTTGGATTTTTCGTTGAGCGATCGGCAGAAGAACTTCCTCGTCCTCAAAGGAAGAAGGGCCGCTCAAAGATTCCTTCGCAACAACTCGGTCATCGATCCGGCAACCTCAGGCGCGCTGCCTCGGGCCGAATGA